The following DNA comes from Candidatus Bathyarchaeota archaeon.
TTCCAAAGTAACCTTTAATTATATTTGTTAAATTAAATGTTAAATTATGAATGAAGACTTGCTAATTAAAAAATTACGGAGGATCGCTGGAGATTCTAATGTTTTAACGGATCCAGCAGATTTATATGTATATTCATTTGAAGGTCCATTTGGATTAAAACGAAACTCCACTCCTATCGCGATCATTAGATTAGAGTTAACAAACATTAATTCTATAACTAAAGCTATAGCTGAAATATCTAAATTTAAAGATATTCAGGTGATTTATAGAGATGATAGTTTTAAGAATGAAATTAAGAAAAACATGATAAATTCTCCATCTATTTTGTTAGATTTAATTAAAATCCCTAATTTAAATGAGTTAAAGAAAGCGTATGCTTCTATAAAAAATAGAGCTAAAAGAATTATACAATCCGATTGCCCTTCATTAATGTTAATAAGCATTTTAAAGGATAGATTAATTTACAGATGTCTTAATTGTTCAAAGAGCGCTGGCACAGAATGTAATGGTTACTGCACAGTTGCTAGATTTTTTAATGGCATAGAAACTTATTCAGCAAAGGGGAGGCTAATATTGTCAAGAGGACTAAATAAAGATGAAATAAAACCAACAAAAAGATTAATTGATTCTATATATAACTGTGTTACATGCGCACAATGTTATGCGCAATGCGCATTAGGTTTAGATCTATATGAAGCTGTAATAGCAACTCGAAAAAAAATTGTGGAAATGGGTTTAATTCCTGATGTATTTAAATCTACATATAAAAATATTTTGGAGCATGGTAATCCTATTGGAATGCCATGTGAAGAACGATTAATTGAACTTAAAGAGCTTCATGAGAATGGGGAAGTATTATATTGGGTTGGCTGCATAACAGCTTATCGATTACCTGAAGTATATCTGTCCATGATAAAAATCCTTAAGGAAGCTAAGATTAAATTTAAGATACTGAAAAATGAAGGGTGCTGCGGATTAATCTTGTGGCTTACGGGACAATGGATGGAAGCAAAGAAAAATGCAACATTAACATTAAAGAAGATAAAAGAGAGTAGTGCAAAAATTTTAGTAACAAACTGTCCAGGATGCTATTATACCTTTAAGAAGATTTATCCAAAGTTTGGTTTAACATTACCTGTTAAAATTTTTCATTCATCTCAATTTCTAGATAACCTAATAAAAAATGGACGATTAAAAATTAAAAAATTAAGGATAAATTCTACATGGCATGATCCATGCGATTTAGGTAGAAAATGTGGAGTCTATGATGCTCCACGCAGTATATTGAGAAATATACTTGATACAAAGCTTATTGAAATGCCTTTAAACAAAGGTTATGCACGTTGTTGTGGAGGTGGAGGAGGAGTCTTAGCCTTTAATCCAGATTTATCGCTACAGATAGCATCCTTAAAAATCGTTGAGGATGTATTACCACTTGATGTAGACACATTGATTACTGGCTGTCCAACATGTGAATTAAATTTTAAATTTGCTGCGCAATCAAATGGATATAATATTAAAATATTTGACTTAACCGAAGTTATTAATAACGCTACTCATAAAAATCATTTTAAATAAATGATTTTTACGATTGGATTTTTCAGTTAATTAAGAAGGTGATTAATCGAGGGCATTAATAAAACCTTTAATTGCAAGTTATTTCTCTATCGCTATAGCTTCCGCTTTAATTAAACCAGTTTACTGTAGATTAAATGGTGTTCTATATAATGATTAAGCTTTCGTTAAATGAATAATATCTATTTACTTCAGCTTGAAATAACTAAATTAAATGGTGTTAAGCTTAAGCGAAATAAAGGTTTGTTAAGGAAACTTTTAAAACTTACATTTACTCTATACTTATCTTATGAAGCTTCTTGTTAGCGTAGTAGATGAAGTTGAAGCTTTAGAAGCTTTAAATGGTGGATGTGATATTTTAGATGTTAAAAATCCTGTGGAAGGCGCTTTAGGTGCAACTCATCCAACTTTAATTAAGAAAATTGTTAAGCTTGCTGAAGGTAGAGTTGAAGTTAGCGCGACTATAGGCGATTTACCTAACCTGCCTGGAACCGCTTCATTAGCAGCTTTAGGCGCAGCTTCTTTAAGTGTAAACTATGTAAAAGCTGGGCTTTACAATATAAAAAATATTGAGGAAGCTTTGAAAATGGCAAGCTGGATTGTTAAAGCGGTTAAAAGCTTTTATCCAAAAGTGAAAGTTATTATTTGCGGTTATGGAGATTACGCTTTAATAGATTCATTGAATCCTCTCCTGCTTCCAAGCGTAGCTGAAAAAGCTGAGGCTGAAGGTATACTTATAGATGTGAAAAATAAATCTTTAAAAAATCTCTTTCAATATTTAAGTTTTGAAGATTTAAAAAACCTAGTTAAGGAAGCTCATAATTATGGTTTAACAGTTGCTTTAGCCGGTTCGCTAAGCTTAAATGATGTTGAAAAAGTTAAAAAACTTGAAGCTGATATAATAGGCGTAAGAAGAAGCGTATGCGATATAAGCAATTGGTTAAATGGAAAAGTGAAAAGCGAAAAAGTAAAATCTCTTTTTGAAATTGTTAAAGCTTAATTATTGTGCATAAAGCTTCTTTATTTAATAAAATTTTTTCAATTCTCTCTGGATAAAAACCGTTAACCACATAACTTTTAATTTTAACTTTTTCTATAATTTTCGGGAAAAACTTGTCTAAGCAAGATTTATTTTTTTTAAGCCAATTTAAAGGAATAACTTTAAAAATTCTTCCTTTTTCATCATAAATGCCATTCACATCCTTAACTAAAATTAGTTTTTTAGCTTTTAAAAGAGAAGCTATATAAGCGGATAAGGTGTCGGAGGTTATATCCCAAGAAGGCTTAAAATCAGCTTTTACGCAAATTTCATAAGGTAAAATTATTGGTAAAACGCCTTTACTACTTGTTTCCACGCACTTCCTTAAGGATTTAACTGGTTGAGAGTTTGGGGTTAAGCTTGCTAAAAGAAATCCATATAAATCCATCGCTAAAATAGCCATTTCATGAGCTTTCAAAGGATGAAGCTTAAACGCTTTATCGAAATCTCTAACAACATCAGCAAATTTTCCCCCGCCTGGAACAATAGCTAAACGCTTTTCTTCAGCTAACCTACCTAACTTAACGCATAAATTTTTAAGCTTAAGAGGCTTTTTAGCTAAGCTTCCACCAACTTTTAACACAGCTTCCATCCTTCAATCTTCCCCTCTAAAAATTCAGCTCCCATAAGCGCTAAACTGAATGCTGGAGCTGCTTTAGCTTCATTCACACCTATAAATGTTGATAAATCTCTTAAATCCTTAAAGCCAGCTTTCTTAAGAGCTTTCCAAGCTAAAATTTTTCCTCCTAAACCAGCTGTATAAGCTGGCTTAAATTTAAGAGCTGGAAAATTTTTAATTAACTTTCTTAACCCTTTAACTATTTGCTGAATTTGAGCTTTATAAACGTATTTAGCGATTGCTTTAGCTTCATTAAGCGTTAAAAGATCTAAATCTGCGCATACAACCCTCGCTATTCTAGCTGCAGCTTCGCTTAAAGAGGTTCCTCTACCATCTGGCGTATCAACTGTGTAATCGCTTGGCTTTATATTTCCAAGAATTAAATGAATATCTCCAGATTGAGCAAAAAACTCTGAAGAAACATCAATAAGCTTTCCTTTTATTGGAACTTGAGAAACTATAGCAGCCACATTAGTTCTTAAAAC
Coding sequences within:
- a CDS encoding (Fe-S)-binding protein; this encodes MNEDLLIKKLRRIAGDSNVLTDPADLYVYSFEGPFGLKRNSTPIAIIRLELTNINSITKAIAEISKFKDIQVIYRDDSFKNEIKKNMINSPSILLDLIKIPNLNELKKAYASIKNRAKRIIQSDCPSLMLISILKDRLIYRCLNCSKSAGTECNGYCTVARFFNGIETYSAKGRLILSRGLNKDEIKPTKRLIDSIYNCVTCAQCYAQCALGLDLYEAVIATRKKIVEMGLIPDVFKSTYKNILEHGNPIGMPCEERLIELKELHENGEVLYWVGCITAYRLPEVYLSMIKILKEAKIKFKILKNEGCCGLILWLTGQWMEAKKNATLTLKKIKESSAKILVTNCPGCYYTFKKIYPKFGLTLPVKIFHSSQFLDNLIKNGRLKIKKLRINSTWHDPCDLGRKCGVYDAPRSILRNILDTKLIEMPLNKGYARCCGGGGGVLAFNPDLSLQIASLKIVEDVLPLDVDTLITGCPTCELNFKFAAQSNGYNIKIFDLTEVINNATHKNHFK
- a CDS encoding (5-formylfuran-3-yl)methyl phosphate synthase — translated: MKLLVSVVDEVEALEALNGGCDILDVKNPVEGALGATHPTLIKKIVKLAEGRVEVSATIGDLPNLPGTASLAALGAASLSVNYVKAGLYNIKNIEEALKMASWIVKAVKSFYPKVKVIICGYGDYALIDSLNPLLLPSVAEKAEAEGILIDVKNKSLKNLFQYLSFEDLKNLVKEAHNYGLTVALAGSLSLNDVEKVKKLEADIIGVRRSVCDISNWLNGKVKSEKVKSLFEIVKA